DNA from Bacteroides zoogleoformans:
TTTCGGCTCGCTCAACTGTTCGGCAAGTGCTCCATAAGAAACAGTCGTCCCATAGGGAATCTCTTGAAGCTTCTGCCATACCCTCTTCTGAAACTCCGTACCAATAAGAAGTAAAGGGATATCGAACACAGTTCGTTTTCCGTCAAAATACTCATCCAACTGCCTACAAGCCTTTTGAAGCACGTCTGACATTTCTTCTTTATAATCAGCTTGCAAGAGCCTTTTCAGCCGTCTGTCAACCCTGTCTCGATGTTTTGCTGCTGCCCAATCGCAAAGACATAGTTTTTCTTCGAACGAGCCTATTATAAGTTCGCCGCAAGGAGAATGATAATAATGTATCCGAATTACATTCTTTTTTTCCATAACCACAATAGTTGGTTCACAAAGATATGTTTTTTTCGGCAAAGCTTATATAGGGCGTATTCTTTTTCTAAATTCTGTAAAAGTGATAACAGAAAAATATTCAGGCATGCCGTGTGGAACAGAATACAACATTCTGCTTTGCAGGCAAATTCCTTTGTCCCAAAGCAGAATGGTAGTCTTTAGAAATCTTTTGGAGGAAGTTATGGCGTTTACAGAATAGCCTTCAATTGCGCAGCCATTTGTTCCTGTACCTCTTGTGCTGCCTTTCGTGCGGCAGCGGCAAAGTTTTCTGTTTTATCCGCATAGATGATGCCGCGACTGGAGTTGACTATTAGTCCGCACATCCGGTTCATTCCATATTTGCAGACTTCTTCCAGCGAGCCGCCTTGCGCTCCGATGCCCGGAACCAGCAGGAAATGTTCGGGGACAATCTTACGGATGTCCTCGAAAGCACGGCCTTGCGTGGCACCGACCACATACATCATTTGTTCGTCGCCCGCCCACTCTTGCGACTTGCGCAGCACTTTCTCGAAGAGACGTTCGCCATTGGCGTCGGCTGTCAGCTGGAAGTCATGCGAACCCTTATTGCTGGTGAGTGCAAGCAGGATGACCCATTTCTCCTTATAAGTAAGGAAAGGAGTGACGCTGTCTTCACCCATATAAGGGGCTACGGTCACGGAGTCAATCTCCAACTCTTCAAAGAAAGTGCGGGCGTACATGGCGGAAGTGTTGCCGATGTCGCCGCGTTTGGCATCGGCAATGATGAATTGGTCGGGGTAGTTCTGCTTGATGTAGTTCACCGTTTTCTCAAAAGCAATCCAACCCTTCACGCCCATGCTTTCGTAGAAGGCGAGGTTAGGCTTGTAAGCGATGCAAAGGTCGGCAGTAGCATCGACGATGGCTTTGTTGAAGGTGAATATAGGATCTTCCTCTTTCAGCAGGTGTTCCGGTATTTTCTTGATGTCTGTATCCAGACCAACGCAAAGAAAAGACTTCTTGCGCTTTATGTTCTCAAACAATTCTTGCTTATTCATTGGGGTATCTTCTGTTTAATTCAGGGAATGTTTCTCTTTCAGTGATTACAATTCGCTTTCTTTAAGCCTTTCCGCATTCTCGGCAACAATCAGATGGTCGATGCAGTCTTGTATGTCGCCGTCCATAAAGGCGGCAAGGTTATAGATGGTGTAATTGATGCGGTGGTCGGTGATGCGCCCTTGCGGATAGTTGTATGTGCGAATCTTGGCGGAACGGTCGCCGGTGCTGACCATTGTCTTACGTTTGGAGGCGATGTCATCGATGTATTTCTGATGTTCTTTGTCGTAGATGAACGTGCGCAGACGAGAGAGGGCGCGCTCCTTGTTCTTGGGTTGGTCGCGCGTTTCGGTGCATTCGATGAGGATTTCCTCTACGGTGCCGGTAAGCGGATTTTTCCAATTATAGCGCAGGCGCACGCCGGACTCTACCTTGTTGACGTTCTGTCCGCCGGCGCCACCGCTTCGGAAGGTGTCCCACTTGATTTCGCCTTCGTTGATGACGACGTCGAACTCTTCCGCTTCGGGCAACACAGCCACGGATGCGGCGGAGGTGTGTACGCG
Protein-coding regions in this window:
- a CDS encoding methylated-DNA--[protein]-cysteine S-methyltransferase, which translates into the protein MEKKNVIRIHYYHSPCGELIIGSFEEKLCLCDWAAAKHRDRVDRRLKRLLQADYKEEMSDVLQKACRQLDEYFDGKRTVFDIPLLLIGTEFQKRVWQKLQEIPYGTTVSYGALAEQLSEPKSVRAVANANGANAISIFIPCHRIIGSNHSLTGYAGGLEAKRRLLNREGL
- the pyrF gene encoding orotidine-5'-phosphate decarboxylase is translated as MNKQELFENIKRKKSFLCVGLDTDIKKIPEHLLKEEDPIFTFNKAIVDATADLCIAYKPNLAFYESMGVKGWIAFEKTVNYIKQNYPDQFIIADAKRGDIGNTSAMYARTFFEELEIDSVTVAPYMGEDSVTPFLTYKEKWVILLALTSNKGSHDFQLTADANGERLFEKVLRKSQEWAGDEQMMYVVGATQGRAFEDIRKIVPEHFLLVPGIGAQGGSLEEVCKYGMNRMCGLIVNSSRGIIYADKTENFAAAARKAAQEVQEQMAAQLKAIL